One segment of Cetobacterium sp. NK01 DNA contains the following:
- the smpB gene encoding SsrA-binding protein SmpB: MILANNKKAFFDYFIEDRFEAGIELVGSEVKSIKAGKTSIKESFIRIINNEIFIMGMTVVPWSFGSVYNPDERRVRKLLLHKGEIKKLHEKVMQKGYTIVPLNIHLSKGFVKVEIALARGKKNYDKRDSLAKKDQQRNIEREVKERY; encoded by the coding sequence ATGATATTAGCTAATAACAAAAAAGCTTTTTTTGACTATTTTATTGAAGATAGATTTGAAGCCGGAATTGAACTAGTTGGTAGTGAGGTTAAATCTATAAAGGCTGGTAAAACTAGCATTAAAGAGTCTTTTATTAGAATAATAAACAATGAAATTTTTATCATGGGTATGACTGTTGTTCCATGGTCTTTTGGTAGTGTTTATAATCCTGATGAAAGAAGAGTTAGAAAATTGCTTTTACATAAAGGAGAGATTAAAAAATTACACGAAAAAGTTATGCAAAAAGGTTATACAATTGTACCTTTGAATATTCACTTATCTAAAGGCTTTGTCAAAGTAGAAATTGCTTTAGCTAGAGGTAAGAAAAATTATGATAAACGTGACTCTTTAGCAAAAAAAGATCAACAAAGAAATATTGAGAGAGAAGTAAAAGAAAGATATTAA
- a CDS encoding amidohydrolase, with product MNLNEIKERVIKAIDENKNLILKAGQDMYNNPEFGYKEFKGTEIVSNYFKNELGLNVEEGIAYTGCRARANENVEGPKIAILGELDAISCSDHKDSNELGAVHACGHHIQIAGMLGAATGLIKSGILNELGGKIDFMATPAEEFVELGYRTQLREEGKIKYFGGKQEMIYNGAFDDVDMAVMFHALDLGDKKVLTGPVSNGFIGKTVKFIGKESHAGSAPHEGINALNAAMLGINNVHAQRETFKDSDRVRFHPIITKGGDIVNSVPADVRMEAYVRARTIEGMIDANKKVNRGLTAGAYAVGAEIEITEIPGYLPILKHDSMEDVLEGNLEYLGLKDDMIKGGDFTGSFDFGDVSHIMPTLHPMFGGINGALHTRDFKTVDDEIAILMPAKALALTVVDLLFAQGKKAKEILDNFKPVMTKEEYLTFMESNDKVIKA from the coding sequence ATGAATTTAAATGAAATTAAAGAGAGAGTAATAAAAGCTATTGATGAAAATAAAAATTTAATTTTAAAAGCTGGACAAGATATGTATAATAATCCAGAATTTGGATACAAAGAATTTAAAGGAACAGAGATTGTTTCAAATTATTTTAAAAATGAATTAGGATTAAATGTAGAAGAAGGAATTGCATATACAGGATGTAGAGCTAGAGCTAATGAAAATGTAGAGGGACCTAAGATAGCAATTTTAGGAGAGTTAGATGCAATTTCTTGTAGTGATCATAAAGATTCTAATGAGCTGGGAGCAGTTCATGCGTGTGGACATCATATTCAAATAGCGGGAATGTTGGGAGCAGCTACGGGACTTATAAAATCAGGGATTTTAAATGAATTAGGTGGAAAGATAGATTTTATGGCTACTCCAGCAGAAGAATTTGTAGAACTAGGATATAGAACTCAGCTTAGAGAAGAAGGTAAAATAAAGTACTTTGGTGGAAAGCAAGAAATGATTTATAATGGAGCATTTGATGATGTAGATATGGCAGTTATGTTTCATGCTTTAGATTTAGGCGATAAAAAAGTCTTAACTGGTCCTGTAAGCAATGGTTTTATAGGAAAAACTGTTAAGTTCATAGGAAAAGAATCTCATGCAGGATCAGCACCTCACGAGGGTATAAATGCTCTGAATGCAGCAATGTTAGGTATAAATAATGTGCATGCTCAAAGAGAAACATTTAAAGATAGCGATAGAGTAAGATTCCATCCAATTATAACAAAGGGTGGAGATATTGTAAATTCAGTTCCAGCAGATGTAAGAATGGAAGCTTATGTTAGAGCTAGAACAATTGAGGGAATGATAGATGCTAATAAAAAAGTAAATAGAGGTTTAACAGCAGGTGCTTATGCAGTTGGTGCTGAAATAGAAATAACAGAGATTCCAGGATATTTACCAATTTTAAAACATGATTCTATGGAAGATGTTTTAGAAGGAAACTTAGAGTATTTAGGGTTAAAAGATGATATGATTAAAGGTGGAGATTTTACAGGATCTTTTGATTTTGGAGATGTATCTCATATAATGCCTACTCTTCATCCAATGTTTGGAGGAATAAACGGAGCTCTTCATACAAGAGATTTCAAAACTGTAGATGATGAAATTGCAATATTAATGCCAGCAAAAGCTTTAGCATTAACAGTTGTTGACTTATTATTTGCTCAAGGAAAAAAAGCAAAAGAAATTTTAGATAACTTTAAACCAGTTATGACTAAGGAAGAGTATTTAACTTTTATGGAGTCAAATGATAAAGTTATAAAAGCTTAA
- the rsmI gene encoding 16S rRNA (cytidine(1402)-2'-O)-methyltransferase translates to MLYIVATPIGNLDDITLRAIKTFEEVDFVFAEDTRVTKKLLNHLGIEKIVYRYDEHTKMHQVSNIANMLENGNKIALVTDAGTPCISDPGFEVVDEALKRGIKVIPIPGPSAMTAAASVAGISTRRFCFEGFLPKKKGRQTLLKSLATEERTIVIFESPHRIEKTLRDIETFIGIREVVIVREITKIYEEILRGTTTELIEKLEKNPIKGEIVLLIKGNEK, encoded by the coding sequence ATGCTTTATATAGTAGCAACTCCCATAGGGAATTTAGATGATATAACTTTAAGAGCTATAAAAACTTTTGAAGAGGTAGATTTTGTTTTTGCAGAAGATACAAGAGTAACAAAAAAGTTGTTAAACCATTTAGGAATTGAAAAAATAGTTTATAGATATGATGAACATACAAAAATGCATCAAGTATCAAATATAGCAAATATGCTAGAGAATGGAAATAAAATTGCATTAGTAACAGATGCGGGGACACCTTGCATATCAGATCCAGGATTTGAAGTAGTGGATGAAGCTTTAAAAAGGGGTATAAAAGTTATACCTATTCCTGGACCAAGTGCGATGACGGCGGCAGCATCAGTAGCAGGAATATCAACAAGAAGATTTTGTTTTGAAGGTTTTTTGCCAAAGAAAAAAGGTAGACAGACTCTTTTAAAATCTTTAGCTACAGAGGAAAGAACTATAGTTATTTTTGAATCTCCTCATAGAATAGAAAAGACTCTAAGAGATATTGAAACATTTATAGGGATTAGAGAAGTAGTGATAGTTAGAGAAATAACAAAAATATATGAAGAGATTTTAAGAGGGACAACAACTGAATTAATAGAAAAATTAGAGAAAAATCCAATAAAGGGAGAGATTGTTCTTTTAATAAAGGGTAATGAAAAATAG
- a CDS encoding DUF3100 domain-containing protein, whose amino-acid sequence MNKNTINVFLVVTIISLVCEKVGKIQLGKVALFPMLFAVIIGMILTPDLLGKKIKKLRDIIGEKEMKIASDMVMLILLMLGIKLGTFVGPNLDKIIQAGPAFLAQEFGHVLAPLVAVPLALKLGLTREAIGAGSSISREASLGVIGEKYGISSLEGSGVLGVYLAGTIVGTIYFGVLGSLAIYTGIHPLALGMACGVGSGSMMTAAASSLAEVVGPQYADQVFAYASTSNMLSGLTGVNILVFISLPFTEWYYKKLSPKFLKKEVKQHA is encoded by the coding sequence ATGAACAAAAACACAATTAATGTATTTTTAGTTGTAACAATTATTTCACTAGTATGTGAAAAAGTTGGAAAAATTCAATTAGGGAAAGTTGCTTTATTCCCAATGTTATTTGCGGTAATTATTGGAATGATATTAACACCAGATTTATTAGGGAAAAAAATTAAAAAATTAAGAGATATCATCGGTGAAAAAGAGATGAAAATAGCTAGTGATATGGTTATGCTAATTCTTTTAATGTTAGGGATAAAATTAGGAACTTTTGTAGGACCTAATTTAGATAAAATTATTCAGGCAGGACCTGCATTTTTAGCACAAGAGTTTGGGCATGTTTTGGCTCCACTTGTAGCAGTACCTTTAGCTCTTAAATTAGGATTAACAAGAGAGGCTATTGGAGCAGGATCAAGTATAAGTAGAGAAGCTTCTTTAGGAGTAATTGGAGAGAAATATGGAATTTCATCTTTAGAAGGAAGTGGGGTATTAGGAGTTTATTTAGCAGGAACAATAGTAGGAACTATATATTTTGGAGTATTAGGCTCATTAGCAATATACACAGGAATTCATCCATTAGCTTTAGGAATGGCTTGTGGAGTAGGAAGCGGAAGTATGATGACGGCAGCAGCTTCATCTTTAGCAGAAGTAGTTGGACCTCAATATGCAGATCAAGTTTTTGCATATGCGTCAACGAGTAATATGCTATCAGGATTAACAGGAGTAAATATTCTTGTATTTATATCATTACCATTTACAGAGTGGTATTATAAAAAATTATCTCCAAAGTTTTTAAAAAAGGAAGTGAAACAACATGCGTAG
- a CDS encoding TetR/AcrR family transcriptional regulator, translating into MGRKPNFTREEILNSAFEILNNESLKDVTARNIAKKLGVSTIAIYSAFKSMDELKNELAKKAKTKLFEYTKRDYTDLSILNIGIGICLFAKEEKALFRTIFLREGLPREFMDQIMDDFRNLIYSGFNNNREYNQFPEDIIEWVIKKGWYFSHGYATLICTGFYIDIEFETFKKEVIEMGNVLIEKALEMTKERDNEV; encoded by the coding sequence ATGGGAAGAAAACCTAATTTTACTAGAGAAGAAATTTTGAATAGTGCATTTGAAATTTTAAACAATGAGAGTTTAAAAGATGTAACAGCAAGAAATATAGCAAAAAAGCTGGGAGTATCTACAATAGCTATATATTCAGCTTTTAAATCAATGGATGAACTAAAAAATGAATTAGCTAAAAAAGCTAAAACAAAACTTTTTGAATATACAAAACGTGACTATACTGATTTATCAATTTTAAATATAGGGATAGGAATATGTCTTTTTGCAAAAGAGGAAAAAGCATTATTTAGAACAATTTTTTTAAGAGAAGGTTTACCTAGAGAATTTATGGATCAGATTATGGATGATTTTAGAAATTTAATATATAGTGGATTTAATAATAATAGAGAATATAATCAATTTCCAGAAGATATAATAGAATGGGTTATAAAAAAAGGATGGTATTTTTCTCATGGATATGCAACTTTAATATGTACAGGGTTCTATATTGATATAGAGTTTGAAACTTTTAAAAAAGAAGTTATTGAAATGGGAAATGTATTGATAGAAAAAGCTTTAGAAATGACAAAGGAGAGGGATAATGAAGTTTAA
- a CDS encoding HD domain-containing protein: MAKNSNALKFIKLLLNHEMVLDLDHHDDQGVKVTTHTYDVLKISFEEIRRDYRDLREAREKVEFFSIVVGVIIHDLSKGSIRKADEKLSHSQMMIKKPEYIIKEAERVLSEIEEVLDLKIVDKIKKNITHIVISHHGKWGKIQPNTKEAHIVHRADMYSAKYHRINPIGADKILKLMSEGMNIDEVAKKFNCTTGVIKDRLKRAKHELRLKNTKQLLGYYKSKKKIPIGDDFFTKRVRETEKLIKAVDRLGFENLILENPLLNYLEDDKIFEKEGK; encoded by the coding sequence ATGGCGAAAAATAGCAATGCACTGAAGTTTATAAAACTTCTATTAAACCATGAGATGGTTTTAGATTTAGATCATCATGATGATCAAGGGGTTAAAGTAACAACTCATACATATGATGTTTTAAAAATATCTTTTGAAGAGATAAGAAGAGATTATAGAGATTTAAGAGAAGCAAGAGAAAAGGTTGAATTTTTTTCAATTGTTGTAGGAGTAATTATTCATGATTTGAGCAAAGGAAGTATAAGGAAGGCTGATGAAAAACTTTCACATTCTCAAATGATGATCAAAAAACCTGAATATATCATCAAAGAAGCTGAAAGGGTTTTATCAGAAATTGAAGAGGTTTTAGATTTAAAAATAGTAGATAAAATAAAGAAGAATATAACACACATTGTTATATCACATCATGGTAAATGGGGAAAAATTCAACCTAACACTAAAGAAGCTCATATTGTTCATAGAGCAGATATGTATTCTGCAAAATATCATAGAATAAATCCTATTGGAGCAGATAAGATTTTAAAGCTAATGAGTGAGGGAATGAATATAGACGAAGTAGCTAAAAAGTTTAATTGTACAACAGGAGTTATAAAAGATCGATTAAAAAGAGCAAAGCATGAATTAAGATTAAAAAATACAAAGCAATTGTTGGGATATTATAAAAGTAAAAAGAAGATTCCTATAGGAGATGATTTTTTTACAAAAAGAGTTAGAGAAACTGAAAAATTAATAAAAGCAGTTGATAGATTGGGATTTGAAAATCTTATTTTAGAAAATCCTCTATTAAATTATTTAGAGGATGATAAGATTTTTGAAAAGGAAGGAAAATAA
- a CDS encoding YchJ family metal-binding protein, whose product MINNFKTAEELMKARYNAFENGDIEFIVETHYIETKENMDIEETRKWALNSEWLGLEIISTEKGTENDIEGIVEFKAFYKEKGKETIHHEKSKFIKVNDQWFYYGCLPLHGTIVKEEKIGRNDPCICGSGKKYKKCCGK is encoded by the coding sequence ATGATAAATAATTTTAAAACTGCTGAAGAGCTAATGAAAGCAAGGTATAATGCCTTTGAAAATGGGGATATAGAATTTATAGTAGAAACTCATTATATAGAAACAAAAGAAAATATGGATATTGAAGAAACTAGAAAATGGGCACTAAATTCAGAATGGTTAGGTCTTGAAATTATATCAACTGAAAAAGGAACTGAAAATGATATAGAGGGAATTGTAGAGTTTAAAGCATTTTACAAAGAAAAAGGAAAAGAAACTATCCATCATGAAAAAAGTAAGTTTATAAAAGTGAATGATCAGTGGTTTTATTATGGATGCTTACCTCTTCATGGTACTATAGTCAAAGAAGAGAAAATAGGAAGAAACGATCCATGTATCTGTGGTTCAGGAAAAAAATATAAAAAATGTTGTGGAAAATAA
- a CDS encoding NAD+ synthase yields the protein MSCKLNLDLNLVEKILVNFLKEEANKVGFTKVVLGLSGGIDSALVAYLAAKAFGSENVLGILMPYKSSSKESVEHAELVVKDLGIKSKVIEITPMVEPYFQMNPDMDGLRKGNRMARERMCILFDYSAKEKALVLGTSNKTEMLLGYSTQFGDAASAINAIGDLYKTQIWELSKHLGVPQALIDKKPSADLWEGQTDESELGFSYKLADEILFLLIDEREKKENIIKMGYPEEVVNKVIWKIKMSQYKRKLPLIAKVSTRTIGREFRYPRDWGV from the coding sequence ATGAGTTGTAAATTGAATTTAGATTTAAATTTAGTTGAAAAAATATTAGTAAATTTTTTAAAGGAAGAGGCTAATAAAGTTGGATTTACAAAAGTAGTTCTTGGACTTTCTGGAGGAATAGATTCAGCATTGGTAGCTTATTTAGCAGCGAAAGCTTTTGGATCTGAAAATGTTTTAGGTATATTAATGCCTTATAAATCTTCTAGTAAAGAAAGTGTAGAACATGCTGAATTAGTTGTAAAAGATTTGGGAATAAAATCAAAAGTTATAGAGATAACTCCAATGGTAGAGCCGTATTTTCAAATGAATCCAGATATGGATGGATTAAGAAAAGGAAATAGAATGGCCAGAGAAAGAATGTGTATCTTATTTGACTATTCTGCTAAAGAAAAAGCTTTGGTATTAGGAACATCAAATAAAACTGAAATGCTATTAGGATACAGCACTCAATTTGGAGATGCTGCTTCCGCAATTAACGCGATAGGAGATTTATATAAAACACAAATTTGGGAACTATCAAAACATTTAGGTGTTCCTCAAGCACTAATTGACAAAAAACCAAGTGCTGACTTATGGGAAGGTCAAACTGATGAAAGTGAATTAGGATTTTCATATAAATTAGCAGATGAGATTTTATTTTTATTAATAGATGAGAGAGAAAAAAAAGAAAATATTATAAAAATGGGTTATCCAGAAGAAGTAGTAAATAAAGTTATTTGGAAAATTAAAATGTCTCAATATAAAAGAAAACTTCCTTTAATAGCAAAGGTGTCAACAAGAACTATAGGGAGAGAGTTTAGATATCCTAGAGATTGGGGAGTATAA
- a CDS encoding TlyA family RNA methyltransferase, with translation MKERVDVLLVEKGFYETREKAKRAIMAGLVIINEKKIDKPGTSIKIDEEPIIRVKGDACKYVSRGGLKLEKAINVFNLNLQDKIVLDVGSSTGGFTDCSLQNGAAFVYAVDVGTNQLDWKLRNDSRVKSLENTHIKDLTLNNLNNEKVDYIVMDVSFISITKVIEHLIKFFKEETKLMALIKPQFEVGKENIEKGGIVKDSKKHIMAIEMVIEEAKKSGLRLKSLDFSPITGTKGNIEYISLFEIGEEESHINVESVVKQGKNLGGAI, from the coding sequence ATGAAAGAAAGAGTAGATGTTCTACTAGTTGAAAAAGGATTTTACGAAACTAGAGAAAAAGCAAAAAGAGCTATTATGGCTGGATTAGTTATAATAAATGAAAAAAAAATAGATAAACCAGGAACATCTATAAAAATAGATGAAGAACCTATAATAAGAGTAAAAGGTGATGCTTGTAAATATGTTAGTCGTGGAGGACTAAAATTAGAAAAAGCTATTAATGTTTTTAATTTAAATTTACAAGATAAGATAGTACTTGATGTAGGATCTTCAACAGGTGGTTTTACAGATTGTTCTTTACAAAATGGAGCTGCTTTTGTTTATGCAGTAGATGTGGGAACTAATCAATTAGATTGGAAATTAAGAAATGATTCTAGAGTAAAATCATTAGAGAATACTCATATAAAAGATTTAACACTAAATAATTTAAATAATGAAAAGGTTGATTACATAGTTATGGATGTTTCTTTTATATCTATAACTAAAGTTATAGAGCACTTAATAAAATTTTTTAAAGAAGAAACAAAGTTAATGGCACTAATAAAACCACAATTTGAAGTAGGAAAAGAAAATATTGAAAAGGGTGGAATAGTAAAAGATAGTAAGAAACATATAATGGCAATAGAAATGGTAATAGAGGAAGCTAAAAAATCAGGTCTTAGATTGAAATCATTAGATTTTTCACCAATAACGGGAACAAAAGGAAATATTGAATATATATCTTTATTTGAGATTGGAGAAGAGGAGTCTCACATCAACGTAGAATCAGTTGTAAAACAAGGAAAAAACTTGGGAGGAGCCATATGA
- a CDS encoding S41 family peptidase produces the protein MIKLLRNTGVALLLSGVMIANTVPSYSVDNGFISNIKELKELSDIMNIIKENHVGTEKDPTNTTLMQGALKGMMESLDDPHSNYFTKEELESFKEDIEGKYAGVGMVIQKKSDEPLIVVSPIEDTPAYLAGIRAKDKIIAIDGESTYKLTSEQSVKKLKGEPGTSVKLTVYREEAKETKDVELKRSIIQLKYVKSKMIGKDIGYLRLTQFGEDVYKDVRKDLESLLKKGAKGIILDLRSNPGGSLGQAVKISSMFIPEGKIVSTKGKTGEEEIAYREGKYFGDFPLIVLINEGSASASEIVSGAIKDYKRGVLIGEKSFGKGSVQTLLPLPDGDGIKLTIAKYYTPSGVSIHGKGIEPDILVEEKDDFLFFNGFVTNVNEDETKENRNEIIKEVKGEEEAKKIISKGDIQLDKAVEEMNKLLQKK, from the coding sequence ATGATAAAACTGTTGAGAAATACTGGAGTAGCACTACTTTTATCAGGAGTTATGATTGCAAACACAGTGCCGTCGTATTCTGTTGATAATGGATTTATTTCAAATATAAAAGAGTTAAAAGAACTTTCAGATATTATGAACATTATAAAAGAAAATCATGTAGGAACTGAAAAAGATCCAACAAATACGACTCTTATGCAAGGTGCATTAAAAGGAATGATGGAATCTTTAGATGACCCTCACTCTAATTATTTTACAAAAGAAGAATTGGAAAGCTTCAAAGAGGATATTGAAGGTAAATATGCTGGAGTAGGAATGGTTATTCAAAAAAAATCAGATGAACCTTTAATAGTAGTGTCACCTATAGAAGATACTCCAGCATATTTGGCAGGAATAAGAGCTAAGGACAAGATTATAGCAATAGATGGGGAAAGTACATACAAGTTAACTAGTGAGCAAAGTGTAAAAAAATTAAAAGGTGAACCAGGAACATCTGTAAAACTTACGGTTTATAGAGAAGAAGCAAAAGAAACCAAAGATGTTGAATTAAAAAGATCGATTATTCAATTAAAATATGTAAAAAGTAAAATGATTGGAAAAGACATAGGATATTTAAGGTTAACTCAATTTGGAGAAGATGTTTATAAAGACGTAAGAAAAGATCTAGAAAGTTTATTAAAAAAAGGAGCTAAAGGAATAATTCTTGATTTAAGAAGTAATCCAGGAGGATCTCTAGGGCAAGCAGTAAAAATTTCATCTATGTTTATCCCAGAAGGAAAAATAGTAAGTACAAAAGGAAAAACAGGAGAGGAAGAAATAGCATATAGAGAAGGTAAATATTTTGGGGATTTTCCACTTATAGTTTTAATAAATGAAGGTAGTGCATCTGCTTCTGAAATTGTTTCTGGAGCAATTAAAGATTATAAAAGAGGAGTTTTAATTGGAGAAAAATCATTTGGAAAAGGAAGTGTTCAAACATTGTTACCTTTACCTGATGGTGATGGAATAAAGCTTACTATAGCAAAATATTATACTCCAAGCGGAGTTTCTATTCATGGAAAAGGAATTGAGCCTGATATATTAGTAGAAGAAAAAGATGACTTTTTATTTTTTAATGGTTTTGTAACTAATGTAAATGAAGATGAAACAAAAGAGAATAGAAATGAAATTATAAAAGAGGTAAAAGGCGAAGAAGAAGCTAAAAAAATAATATCAAAGGGTGATATTCAATTAGATAAAGCTGTTGAAGAAATGAATAAACTTTTACAGAAAAAATAG
- a CDS encoding OmpP1/FadL family transporter, giving the protein MKFKQQLMLLGIVLSANAMGGSIDYLSQQDAEYLAHPAMVGKIGVSGAYYNPAGTVWLEDGTYIQVNNQTHLKEYSMEHGDYKFKSDKPSPVVPSLQIVKKKGDTAFFFHAGAIAGGGSVAYSGGIATFPEIADKFPAGEFTGGSTIHGKSYYVAFQGGIARKFNEAWSGAVGLRLIDAERKFKGEGNFTTKASPITGNVKFDIDSERTAFGVAGIFGVNYHPNDRFNLGMRYETETKLDFDNKEHKLKNGFNASTGTPIIGNIFYDIISKDPAIKQWMAEGSGKRNLPAMAAIGASYRATDKLTLLASGNYYFIKEASDDLGNFDHYDNGYEVAVGLDYQLNEKWTLMTGYQYTDTGANEKTYTDTDYVLDANMYSAGVKYKYSSQLELMATYSYVDYMNDKNIKNIRYSKHVDAFGLGLIYKF; this is encoded by the coding sequence ATGAAGTTTAAGCAACAATTAATGTTATTAGGGATAGTTTTATCAGCTAATGCTATGGGGGGAAGCATAGACTATCTTTCACAACAGGATGCAGAGTATTTAGCACATCCAGCTATGGTTGGAAAAATTGGAGTGTCTGGAGCATATTATAATCCAGCTGGAACGGTATGGCTAGAAGATGGAACTTATATACAAGTAAATAATCAAACACATTTGAAAGAATATAGTATGGAACATGGAGATTATAAATTTAAAAGTGATAAACCATCACCAGTAGTTCCAAGCTTACAAATTGTAAAGAAAAAAGGAGATACAGCATTTTTCTTTCACGCTGGAGCGATAGCAGGTGGAGGAAGTGTAGCATATAGTGGAGGAATAGCAACATTCCCAGAGATAGCGGACAAGTTTCCTGCTGGAGAATTTACAGGTGGTTCGACAATACATGGTAAGTCATACTATGTTGCTTTTCAAGGTGGAATAGCTAGAAAATTCAATGAAGCTTGGAGTGGAGCAGTTGGGCTTAGATTAATTGACGCTGAAAGAAAATTTAAAGGTGAAGGGAATTTTACAACAAAAGCATCGCCTATAACAGGAAATGTAAAATTTGATATAGATTCAGAAAGAACAGCTTTTGGAGTAGCTGGAATATTTGGAGTAAATTATCATCCAAATGATAGATTTAATTTAGGAATGAGATACGAAACTGAAACTAAGCTAGATTTTGATAATAAAGAGCATAAATTAAAAAATGGATTTAATGCATCTACAGGAACTCCAATTATAGGAAATATATTTTATGATATAATATCTAAAGATCCTGCAATTAAACAATGGATGGCAGAGGGAAGTGGAAAAAGAAACTTACCTGCAATGGCAGCGATTGGAGCATCTTATAGAGCAACAGATAAATTGACACTTTTAGCTTCTGGAAACTATTATTTCATAAAAGAAGCAAGCGATGACTTAGGAAACTTTGATCATTATGATAATGGATATGAGGTAGCAGTTGGTTTAGATTATCAATTAAATGAAAAGTGGACCTTAATGACAGGTTACCAGTATACAGATACAGGAGCTAATGAAAAAACATATACAGATACTGATTATGTTTTAGATGCAAATATGTATTCAGCAGGAGTTAAATACAAATATAGCTCACAACTTGAATTAATGGCAACATACTCATATGTAGATTATATGAATGATAAAAATATTAAAAATATTAGATATAGTAAGCATGTAGATGCCTTTGGATTAGGATTGATTTATAAATTTTAA
- the ylqF gene encoding ribosome biogenesis GTPase YlqF: MSMTKINWYPGHMKKTKDLIKENMPLIDIVLEVVDARIPLSSKNPDIAGFAKNKKRVIVINKSDLVTKEEINFWKKFFKENNFADEVLELSAETGFNIKTLYTIIDKVSKEKKEKLMKKGLRKVNTRLMVAGIPNVGKSRLINRIVGKNSAGVGNKPGFTRGKQWIRIKEGLELLDTPGILWPKFENQEVGYNLAITGAIRDEILPIDEVACVLIEKMLKMGKKNVLKEKYKLLEEDFDQVSGAIIESIALRMNMLQKGGNLNVQQATYTLLRDYRACKLGKFGLDMDIAEEIKNLYK, from the coding sequence ATGTCGATGACAAAAATTAACTGGTATCCAGGGCATATGAAAAAAACAAAGGATTTAATTAAGGAGAATATGCCATTAATAGATATTGTTCTAGAGGTTGTAGATGCAAGAATTCCTTTATCAAGTAAAAACCCTGATATAGCTGGTTTTGCAAAAAATAAAAAAAGAGTAATTGTAATAAATAAATCTGACTTAGTTACAAAAGAAGAAATTAATTTTTGGAAAAAATTCTTTAAAGAGAATAATTTTGCAGATGAAGTTTTAGAATTATCAGCTGAAACAGGTTTTAATATAAAGACTCTTTACACAATCATAGATAAAGTTTCAAAAGAGAAAAAAGAAAAGTTAATGAAAAAAGGTTTAAGAAAAGTAAATACCAGACTTATGGTGGCAGGGATTCCAAATGTTGGAAAATCAAGATTAATAAATAGAATCGTTGGTAAAAATAGTGCTGGTGTTGGAAATAAACCTGGATTTACAAGAGGAAAACAATGGATTAGAATAAAAGAAGGATTAGAGTTACTAGATACTCCGGGTATTTTATGGCCAAAATTTGAAAATCAAGAAGTTGGTTATAATTTGGCAATAACTGGTGCAATAAGAGATGAGATTCTTCCAATAGATGAAGTAGCTTGTGTTTTAATTGAAAAAATGTTAAAAATGGGAAAAAAGAATGTTTTAAAAGAAAAATATAAGCTTTTAGAAGAAGACTTTGATCAAGTAAGTGGAGCAATAATAGAATCAATAGCTCTTAGAATGAACATGTTACAAAAAGGTGGAAATTTAAATGTACAACAAGCTACGTATACACTTTTAAGAGATTATAGAGCTTGTAAGTTAGGAAAATTTGGCTTAGATATGGATATAGCTGAAGAAATAAAAAACTTATACAAGTAG